The following proteins are co-located in the Paenibacillus sp. JNUCC32 genome:
- a CDS encoding DUF5054 domain-containing protein, whose translation MAASIKRVHVVFKTHLDIGFTDLGKNVIDRYMEHFIPQALELSEQLANEEGDVKFVWTTGSWLIHEFLQTASPYMRARMEKAIGEGRMVWHGLPFTTHTEIMDAGLFEFGLSISGDLDRKYGKTTIAAKMTDVPGHTLAMVPLLAKHGIQYLHLGVNMVSKNPKVPEMFVWRASDGSEIIVHYADSYGKPYQMEGLEDALYFAHTHDNHGPSTMEEIRALFEQLRREYPGAEIMASTLDAFAARLQAVKDRLPVVSEEIGDSWIHGIASDPWKIARYRELLRLRDRWIEAGRLDRDSEAYARFCNRLMLIPEHTWGLNNSVYLVDFVNYSSADLAAARARDIVEDNTRKKFDYLCQQANGTRSYSHYESSWQEQRDYLEEALQSLPTTLAAEARTELDRMSPQHTVLNSEPVQHKQPIETNELYELGQFQVSFAADGSINRLMDQSGKAWAGEHQRLGTYMYETFGQENYNRFFKEYMTNLDIHHGWADNDFGKPGIEYVKPRPEHQRYTASLRTLHLERHADYDIVTAEMKLPEVLSNQYGAPRQINVFYSFHANEPVIEVCLSWMGKPACRLPEASWLSFVPLVDNPHAWSMDKLGMRISPLSVVKDGNRNMHGINSGLYYEGADGTAVIESLDAPLVCPGEPRLLQFDNSYAPLTGGFHFNLHNNVWGTNFMMWFEDDMRYRFRLSLHSHS comes from the coding sequence ATGGCAGCATCAATCAAAAGAGTTCATGTCGTATTCAAGACCCATCTGGACATCGGGTTTACCGATTTGGGAAAGAACGTAATCGACCGATATATGGAACATTTCATACCCCAGGCCTTGGAGCTGTCCGAACAGCTGGCGAATGAAGAGGGGGATGTAAAATTCGTATGGACCACCGGCTCATGGCTAATCCATGAATTTCTGCAAACGGCTTCTCCCTACATGCGGGCGCGCATGGAAAAAGCCATTGGGGAGGGACGCATGGTCTGGCACGGGCTGCCGTTTACAACGCATACCGAGATCATGGATGCCGGTTTATTCGAATTCGGGCTGTCCATTTCGGGCGATTTGGACCGAAAGTACGGAAAAACCACGATTGCCGCAAAAATGACGGACGTTCCGGGCCATACCCTAGCCATGGTGCCTCTGCTGGCAAAACACGGCATACAATATTTACATTTAGGCGTTAACATGGTCTCCAAAAATCCCAAGGTGCCGGAGATGTTTGTATGGCGTGCTTCCGACGGCTCGGAGATTATCGTACATTATGCAGATAGTTATGGTAAGCCCTATCAGATGGAAGGGCTGGAGGATGCCTTGTATTTTGCCCATACCCACGATAATCATGGTCCATCCACGATGGAGGAGATCCGGGCATTATTCGAACAGCTGCGACGGGAATATCCGGGGGCGGAGATCATGGCCTCGACATTGGATGCTTTTGCCGCGCGGCTTCAAGCGGTGAAAGACCGATTGCCTGTCGTCAGCGAAGAGATCGGGGACTCCTGGATACACGGGATTGCCTCGGATCCTTGGAAAATCGCCCGCTACCGCGAATTGTTAAGGCTTCGGGATCGCTGGATCGAGGCTGGTCGATTGGATAGGGACAGTGAGGCGTACGCTCGATTTTGCAACCGTCTGATGTTGATTCCCGAGCATACTTGGGGGCTGAACAATTCCGTGTATCTCGTCGATTTCGTGAATTATTCCTCGGCTGATCTAGCCGCTGCAAGAGCACGGGATATTGTTGAAGACAATACACGGAAGAAATTCGATTACCTATGCCAGCAGGCAAACGGCACCAGATCGTACAGCCATTACGAGAGTTCCTGGCAGGAGCAGCGGGATTATCTTGAAGAAGCTCTTCAATCGCTGCCCACGACGCTAGCGGCTGAAGCGAGAACCGAGCTGGATCGGATGAGTCCGCAGCATACCGTCCTTAACTCGGAGCCGGTGCAGCATAAACAGCCGATCGAAACGAACGAGCTTTACGAATTAGGCCAGTTTCAGGTGAGCTTCGCTGCCGACGGTTCGATTAACCGATTGATGGATCAATCCGGAAAGGCATGGGCGGGAGAGCATCAGAGACTTGGCACTTATATGTATGAAACCTTCGGCCAAGAAAACTACAACCGTTTCTTCAAAGAATACATGACGAATCTGGATATACATCATGGCTGGGCGGACAACGATTTCGGCAAGCCGGGAATCGAGTATGTCAAACCGAGGCCGGAGCATCAGCGGTACACCGCGTCCTTGCGAACACTGCACCTGGAGAGGCATGCCGATTATGATATCGTGACCGCAGAAATGAAGCTGCCGGAGGTTCTCAGCAATCAGTACGGGGCTCCACGCCAAATTAACGTATTCTATTCGTTCCATGCGAATGAGCCCGTCATTGAGGTATGCCTAAGCTGGATGGGCAAACCGGCATGCCGTCTACCGGAAGCAAGCTGGTTATCGTTTGTGCCGCTTGTGGATAATCCTCACGCATGGTCGATGGATAAGCTGGGAATGCGGATATCTCCGTTATCCGTCGTCAAGGACGGCAACCGGAACATGCATGGCATCAATTCGGGCTTATATTATGAGGGGGCGGACGGAACGGCGGTCATTGAATCCTTGGACGCGCCGCTTGTGTGTCCGGGGGAACCGAGGCTGCTGCAATTCGACAACTCCTATGCTCCGTTGACCGGCGGATTTCATTTCAACCTGCACAACAACGTATGGGGGACAAACTTTATGATGTGGTTCGAAGACGACATGAGGTATCGGTTCCGCTTGAGCCTGCATTCCCATTCGTGA
- a CDS encoding SMI1/KNR4 family protein yields MEIRDYIKRGFEAYYAKYGEISEDGFCRWMRPDVPAEMKSVDTDEEWSIWKLVPSIVSEDQIGEMEAAYGLNFPEWYKAFISTYHHYFDVIPEQPVDEPLENVRNMYNPLLCRLGYLPFTWDSEYGKIWCIDVSGEAGEGIGAIYEIEHEILFDLDEEHTDRAELKESLVFLYPDFKAYFDDTFLEG; encoded by the coding sequence ATGGAAATACGCGATTATATCAAACGAGGGTTTGAGGCCTATTACGCTAAATACGGCGAAATTTCGGAGGATGGGTTCTGCAGGTGGATGCGGCCGGACGTTCCCGCGGAGATGAAGTCCGTTGATACCGATGAGGAATGGTCCATATGGAAATTGGTCCCTTCCATTGTGAGCGAAGATCAGATTGGGGAGATGGAAGCAGCGTATGGATTGAATTTTCCCGAGTGGTATAAAGCATTCATCTCCACGTACCATCATTACTTTGACGTCATACCTGAACAGCCGGTAGACGAGCCGCTGGAGAACGTCAGGAACATGTACAATCCCTTGTTGTGCCGACTGGGATATCTCCCTTTCACTTGGGATTCCGAATACGGCAAGATCTGGTGTATCGATGTAAGTGGAGAGGCCGGCGAGGGAATCGGAGCCATCTATGAGATCGAACATGAAATATTGTTTGATCTGGATGAAGAACACACGGATCGGGCCGAACTTAAAGAGTCGCTAGTATTTTTGTACCCGGATT
- a CDS encoding HEAT repeat domain-containing protein yields the protein MLDSQWLLTDEQICQFIMKGYVVLHNELPDQLHAEVRDKINAVLHEEGNPGNNILPRVPEIQQFFETPVVQGALTSVLGPDYYMHPHRHCHYNQPGDPLPGGGQWHKDGYWSSMRSHRPWWAMIFYYMQDITEEMGPTAIMPGTAYYDKFVGDQGETILPTGKAGTMVLVHFDLWHKASLNVSGMDRYMLKFQFVRLRTPESPSWNHLGTEMKLTGGTPYAHLNLWRDVWNWMRGEPDQANLSATEDEVPIEPLAEELKSEDEVIRARAADQVGMLGEKAASLAPELGRMLNDKEPVALNAGYALGRLGSAGTDELLRLMSEGTRQIAERAAYGLQSAGAGAVPGLLTLLEHSDEKRRALAAFALGAIVPSTREVSSALIACLQDPSDWVRRNAIEALGMMGSEAGEMCQALANILEESILQEGDGTAETRDNDNTQQSYILNKLGYTAALSLLRTASPQDVPIVIHSLEQALLSKDRYVRAYAFETLTHLRTPEAMEVLIRYYRPARWCPDTTKASTF from the coding sequence CTGCACGAGGAAGGAAATCCCGGCAATAACATCCTGCCCCGCGTACCCGAGATTCAGCAGTTCTTCGAAACGCCGGTCGTTCAAGGGGCTTTGACGAGCGTGCTCGGACCGGACTACTACATGCATCCTCATCGGCATTGCCATTACAATCAGCCGGGCGATCCGCTGCCGGGGGGCGGGCAGTGGCATAAAGACGGTTACTGGTCCAGCATGCGCAGCCACCGACCTTGGTGGGCGATGATATTTTATTACATGCAGGATATCACCGAGGAAATGGGACCTACCGCCATCATGCCCGGTACCGCATACTACGATAAGTTCGTAGGCGATCAAGGCGAGACGATACTCCCGACCGGCAAAGCGGGGACGATGGTTTTGGTGCATTTTGATTTGTGGCACAAAGCTTCGCTTAATGTGTCTGGCATGGATCGATACATGCTGAAGTTTCAATTCGTTCGATTGCGTACGCCGGAATCGCCGAGCTGGAATCATCTAGGGACCGAAATGAAGCTAACGGGGGGAACCCCTTACGCGCACTTGAATCTTTGGAGGGATGTATGGAACTGGATGCGCGGCGAACCGGATCAGGCGAACCTCTCGGCAACGGAAGACGAAGTCCCGATCGAGCCATTGGCCGAAGAATTAAAATCCGAGGACGAGGTCATTCGCGCCAGGGCGGCGGATCAAGTTGGAATGTTAGGAGAGAAGGCCGCTTCCTTAGCTCCGGAACTGGGCCGAATGTTGAATGACAAGGAGCCGGTAGCTTTGAATGCCGGTTATGCGCTTGGCCGGCTGGGATCCGCAGGAACCGATGAATTGCTGCGCCTTATGTCCGAAGGTACAAGGCAAATCGCTGAAAGAGCGGCTTACGGACTGCAGAGTGCCGGCGCTGGAGCCGTTCCAGGACTGCTGACACTGCTCGAACATTCGGACGAGAAGCGCAGAGCGCTTGCTGCTTTTGCGTTAGGGGCGATTGTGCCTTCGACGCGTGAGGTTTCGTCTGCATTGATTGCATGCTTACAGGACCCGAGCGATTGGGTTCGTCGAAACGCAATCGAAGCGCTGGGCATGATGGGGAGTGAGGCAGGCGAAATGTGCCAGGCCTTGGCCAACATATTGGAAGAGTCGATACTGCAAGAGGGGGACGGAACAGCGGAAACCCGGGATAACGACAACACGCAGCAAAGTTATATCCTGAACAAACTCGGATATACGGCAGCCTTGTCATTGCTGCGAACGGCCTCGCCACAGGATGTTCCCATCGTCATCCATTCGCTAGAGCAAGCTCTTCTCAGCAAGGATCGTTACGTCAGGGCGTATGCCTTCGAAACGCTTACCCATCTGCGGACACCCGAAGCGATGGAGGTCCTGATCCGATATTACCGACCGGCCAGATGGTGTCCGGACACAACGAAGGCGAGCACGTTCTGA
- a CDS encoding M15 family metallopeptidase translates to MRNIFIKTILPSVIIGSVVTSLALSGFPNGSGLDKAEAAAASSASLSFSKFLDNNAPKRTLRSVNGINTVTNLSSTVVLVNKQRNLPSNYVPQDLVVPQIPFSFSGPSPKKQMKKIAASALEKLFAAAKRDGIDLKAVSGYRSYATQKAIFARNASIKGEAVANKTSARPGQSEHQTGLSMDISSASVGYALEQSFGNTKEGKWLKANAPKYGFIIRYGKGQEKLTGYSYEPWHVRYVGVYIAGEITRQQLTLEQYLGQAR, encoded by the coding sequence ATGCGCAATATTTTTATCAAAACAATCCTGCCATCCGTCATCATCGGTTCAGTCGTAACAAGTTTGGCTTTATCCGGGTTCCCGAACGGTTCCGGCTTGGATAAGGCGGAAGCGGCCGCAGCATCTTCTGCCAGCCTATCATTTTCGAAGTTTTTGGATAACAACGCCCCTAAACGGACGCTGAGGTCGGTTAACGGGATAAATACGGTCACCAATCTGTCCAGCACGGTTGTGCTCGTCAACAAACAAAGAAATCTACCATCGAATTATGTACCGCAAGATTTGGTCGTACCCCAAATTCCGTTCAGCTTCTCGGGACCAAGCCCCAAAAAGCAGATGAAAAAAATAGCGGCGTCCGCGCTCGAAAAGCTGTTCGCTGCTGCCAAACGGGACGGGATCGACCTCAAAGCCGTATCAGGTTATCGTTCCTATGCAACCCAAAAAGCCATATTCGCGCGTAACGCCAGTATCAAGGGCGAGGCTGTCGCTAACAAAACAAGCGCACGCCCGGGGCAAAGCGAGCATCAGACCGGACTTAGCATGGATATTTCCAGTGCTTCCGTAGGCTATGCCCTGGAGCAAAGCTTCGGAAATACGAAGGAAGGCAAATGGCTGAAGGCCAATGCACCGAAGTACGGATTTATCATTCGTTATGGAAAAGGTCAGGAGAAATTAACCGGATACTCTTACGAGCCTTGGCATGTACGCTATGTGGGCGTCTACATTGCCGGAGAAATTACGAGACAACAACTGACGCTGGAGCAGTATCTGGGTCAAGCCCGGTAA
- a CDS encoding 4-hydroxyphenylacetate 3-hydroxylase family protein, producing MPIKSGKQYIERIDRQNINLRYKGELIQGPLSKHPAFQGIIQTQAELYDMQGEACYIEQMTYPSPDTGERVGLSFLPPRNAEDLQKRRLMMELWAKRHNGFLGRSPDYMNTAIMSLYTAADILEEHNPKYAENLRAYYRYCRDHDITLSHAFIQPYACKMSGQQDAAEDTIAAKVVEINDQGMIITGAFMMATQGATCEEMLVFPSPSPTLFHNVNPTAFAFAVPNDLPGMTFICRESYGAASSYDYPLSARYEEMDVLVIFDHVLVPHDRIFYYGDEAYAGRLFGESRFHTHIAHQMATRYIAKTEFMLGLLESLADEQNVGLEPQMIANVSKIIAYLETFKALRLASELGASRDKFGYFVPSAGPLTASSMLFPQLYPEMVEMIQLLGSSGLIMIPSEMDFQSDSGPYLNQYLKGSTTEARDRIALFRLAWELGAGSFGGRQTQFERFFFGNAQTVAYRMYNQFEQHEQLRNRIQDFIAKNDTSS from the coding sequence GTGCCTATCAAATCAGGGAAGCAGTACATCGAACGGATCGATCGGCAAAACATCAACCTTCGGTATAAAGGGGAGCTTATCCAGGGACCTTTATCCAAGCACCCTGCATTCCAGGGTATCATTCAGACCCAAGCGGAGCTTTACGATATGCAAGGCGAAGCGTGTTATATCGAGCAGATGACGTACCCCTCGCCCGATACCGGAGAACGGGTGGGCCTGTCTTTTCTCCCGCCGAGGAATGCCGAGGATTTGCAGAAACGCAGATTGATGATGGAACTTTGGGCCAAGAGGCACAACGGCTTTTTAGGCCGCTCTCCCGATTATATGAACACGGCGATCATGTCGCTGTACACGGCTGCCGATATACTGGAGGAACACAATCCGAAGTACGCGGAAAACCTCAGGGCCTATTACCGGTACTGTCGAGATCATGATATTACGTTATCCCATGCCTTCATTCAGCCCTATGCTTGTAAAATGTCCGGACAGCAAGATGCTGCAGAGGACACGATTGCCGCCAAGGTGGTTGAGATCAACGATCAAGGCATGATCATAACCGGAGCTTTCATGATGGCAACGCAGGGAGCCACGTGCGAGGAAATGCTGGTATTCCCGTCGCCTTCGCCCACGTTGTTCCATAATGTCAATCCAACCGCATTCGCCTTTGCGGTACCGAACGATTTGCCCGGAATGACGTTTATATGCCGTGAGAGCTATGGTGCCGCTTCTTCCTATGATTATCCCTTGAGCGCCAGATACGAAGAGATGGACGTTCTCGTCATCTTTGACCACGTATTGGTCCCGCATGACCGGATCTTTTATTATGGGGACGAGGCCTATGCCGGACGTTTATTCGGCGAGAGTCGCTTTCACACCCATATTGCCCATCAAATGGCCACCCGTTATATCGCCAAAACCGAATTTATGCTTGGTTTGCTGGAGAGCTTGGCAGACGAGCAGAACGTTGGGCTCGAGCCCCAAATGATCGCGAACGTTTCAAAAATCATTGCATATCTCGAGACCTTCAAAGCCCTGAGATTGGCTTCCGAACTGGGCGCCAGCCGGGATAAATTCGGTTATTTCGTTCCATCGGCGGGCCCGCTTACCGCATCCAGCATGTTATTCCCCCAACTTTATCCCGAGATGGTGGAGATGATACAGCTGCTGGGTTCCAGCGGCCTGATTATGATCCCTTCCGAAATGGACTTCCAGTCGGATTCAGGTCCTTACCTGAACCAATATTTAAAAGGCTCGACCACGGAGGCGCGGGATCGAATCGCCTTGTTCCGCCTTGCCTGGGAGCTTGGCGCAGGCTCTTTCGGGGGCCGTCAAACCCAGTTTGAACGCTTCTTCTTCGGAAATGCGCAGACGGTAGCCTATCGTATGTATAACCAGTTTGAACAGCATGAGCAGCTGCGGAACAGGATTCAGGATTTTATCGCCAAGAACGATACTTCATCATGA